One window of the Manihot esculenta cultivar AM560-2 chromosome 14, M.esculenta_v8, whole genome shotgun sequence genome contains the following:
- the LOC110600310 gene encoding multicopper oxidase LPR1 homolog 1: MRLEMKKMKMEKSSTWAIMILLIMVSFSISMAKTSGVTEASLHKIAASLEMYVDELPEMPKLFGYSTDKYGSIKPANLSIGMYQIKWKFHRDLPATTVFAYGTSAATATVPGPTIEAIQGVPTSVTWQNFLPRSHILPWDPTVPTAIPKHGGVPTVVHLHGGVHPSTSDGHALAWFTARFRETGPTWSQPTYTYPNIQHSGNLWYHDHAVGLTRVNLLAGLIAAYVIRHPHLDAKLNLPMGSEFDRHLIIVDRSFYKDGSLYMNYTGNNPTIHPQWQPEYFGDAVIVNGKAWPYLKVQRRKYRFRIINASNARYFRFSLSNGLSFIQVGSDSSYLPYPISTPTILLAPAEIADVIIDFCEAAAGESILTNDAPYPYPTGNSVDELNSKIMKFIISSGSPTPPDSSRLPPSLVQYQTASTAGAAVTRYIVMYEYQSETGAPTHLYINGKSFEDPVTETPKSGSTEIWEVINLTGDNHPLHVHLGLIQALKAQELVDLAGFSACMSVKNDAIACNVSSHATGKVIETPENEKTWKNTVKIEPGYQTTVVVKFNLVENNKAKAYPFDASAEPGYVYHCHILDHEDNAMIRPLKLLP; encoded by the exons ATGAG GTTGGAaatgaagaagatgaagatggaGAAATCATCAACATGGGCAATCATGATCTTATTAATTATGGTATCTTTTAGCATATCTATGGCAAAAACAAGTGGAGTTACAGAAGCAAGTCTTCACAAAATAGCAGCTTCTCTTGAAATGTACGTTGATGAACTTCCCGAGATGCCAAAGCTCTTTGGTTACTCTACTGATAAATATGGATCTATCAAACCAGCCAATCTCTCTATTGGCATGTATCAGATCAAATGG AAATTCCACCGCGATTTACCAGCCACAACTGTTTTTGCATATGGAACATCGGCTGCAACCGCCACTGTACCTGGCCCTACTATAGAAGCAATTCAAGGAGTACCTACATCTGTAACCTGGCAAAATTTTCTTCCTCGATCTCACATACTACCATGGGATCCAACCGTCCCAACAGCCATTCCTAAGCACGGAGGTGTCCCTACGGTCGTTCATCTCCACGGTGGGGTCCATCCATCAACATCAGACGGTCATGCTCTAGCTTGGTTCACAGCAAGATTCCGTGAGACTGGGCCCACATGGTCTCAACCAACATACACGTACCCTAACATACAACACTCTGGTAATCTATGGTACCATGATCATGCGGTTGGTTTGACACGTGTCAATCTCCTAGCTGGTTTGATTGCAGCCTATGTAATTCGGCATCCACATCTCGATGCAAAATTAAACCTTCCAATGGGCTCAGAGTTTGATCGTCACTTAATCATCGTGGATCGAAGCTTCTACAAAGATGGTTCATTGTATATGAATTACACTGGAAACAATCCGACAATACACCCGCAATGGCAACCGGAATACTTTGGTGACGCCGTTATTGTTAACGGTAAAGCTTGGCCTTATCTTAAGGTCCAACGAAGAAAATATAGATTCCGCATAATCAATGCCTCTAATGCGAGATACTTTCGTTTTTCATTATCCAACGGTTTATCTTTTATCCAAGTCGGATCAGATTCATCATACCTGCCTTACCCAATCTCCACGCCCACAATACTTCTGGCTCCTGCTGAGATTGCTGACgtcattattgatttctgtgAAGCAGCCGCGGGAGAATCCATTTTGACAAATGATGCTCCATACCCGTACCCAACTGGTAATTCGGTTGATGAGTTGAACAGCAAGATCATGAAGTTCATCATTAGCTCTGGGTCACCAACACCACCTGATTCATCACGGCTCCCACCAAGTTTGGTTCAATATCAGACGGCATCAACAGCAGGAGCAGCAGTTACAAGATACATCGTGATGTACGAGTACCAAAGTGAAACCGGAGCTCCAACCCATTTGTACATAAACGGGAAAAGTTTTGAAGATCCAGTAACGGAGACACCAAAATCCGGCAGCACAGAAATATGGGAAGTGATAAACCTGACCGGCGATAATCACCCATTACACGTCCATCTTGGTTTAATTCAAGCACTTAAAGCGCAGGAGCTAGTGGATTTAGCTGGATTCAGTGCATGCATGAGTGTTAAGAATGATGCAATTGCATGCAACGTGAGTAGTCATGCAACAGGAAAGGTGATTGAAACGCCAGAAAACGAGAAGACATGGAAGAACACGGTGAAGATAGAACCTGGGTATCAAACGACAGTGGTAGTTAAGTTTAATTTGGTCgaaaataacaaagcaaaggCGTATCCTTTTGATGCAAGTGCAGAACCAGGCTATGTGTATCACTGCCAT ATTTTGGATCATGAAGATAATGCTATGATACGTCCATTGAAGTTGCTTCcttga